In Qingshengfaniella alkalisoli, a single genomic region encodes these proteins:
- a CDS encoding ABC transporter ATP-binding protein: MLEVRTLDVAIAGTPILRGASLDVPPGTTAGLIGRNGAGKTTFMRAVMGLLRPEGGAILLDERDVTAEPAHVRAPMGVGYMPEDRRLIPEFSVEENILLPVHATGAGVDRARLTMIYDLMPEIARFADRKALALSGGQQKLVALGRALIVGHRLLLLDEPFEGVAPALAQRLIEVIGGLRGEGMSVLLSESDHVHSADLIDELFVIERGEITRRTAQAA; encoded by the coding sequence ATGCTTGAGGTCAGGACGCTTGACGTGGCCATCGCCGGCACGCCGATCCTGCGCGGCGCGTCGCTTGACGTGCCGCCGGGCACCACCGCCGGCCTGATCGGGCGCAACGGGGCCGGGAAGACCACCTTCATGCGTGCGGTGATGGGACTGCTTCGCCCCGAGGGCGGGGCGATCCTGCTGGACGAGCGCGACGTGACGGCGGAACCGGCGCATGTTCGCGCGCCGATGGGCGTGGGCTACATGCCCGAGGATCGCCGGCTGATCCCCGAATTCAGCGTCGAGGAGAACATCTTGCTGCCGGTCCATGCCACCGGCGCGGGGGTGGACCGCGCGCGGTTGACGATGATCTATGACCTTATGCCGGAAATCGCGCGTTTCGCCGACCGCAAGGCGCTGGCCCTGTCGGGCGGGCAGCAGAAGCTGGTGGCGCTCGGGAGGGCGCTGATCGTCGGGCATCGGCTGCTGCTGCTGGACGAGCCGTTCGAAGGCGTGGCCCCTGCCCTTGCCCAGCGGCTGATCGAGGTGATCGGCGGTCTGCGCGGCGAAGGCATGTCGGTGCTGCTGTCGGAATCCGACCATGTGCACTCGGCCGATCTCATCGACGAGCTTTTCGTGATCGAACGGGGCGAGATCACAAGACGAACCGCGCAGGCGGCGTAA
- a CDS encoding ABC transporter ATP-binding protein: MSRDAILITEGLEKQFGGVVAARDISVAMYPGETLAVIGANGAGKTTFVNMVTGYLKPSAGTIRFRGRDITGMSPRDTARSGIRRSFQISQIFPQLTTLENVIIADIAAAESGGALSAPALTGERMDAARAILARFALDGFADSIVGTLPQGVKKQLDIAMAAVGDPAVILLDEPTSGVSVDEKIGMMETALAPLKDGETTLLFIEHDMDIVRRFAARTVAFYEGTILADGPTGEVLQNDKVRQYVIGGAHA, from the coding sequence ATGAGCCGCGACGCCATCCTGATTACCGAGGGGCTGGAGAAACAGTTCGGGGGCGTCGTTGCGGCGCGGGACATCTCGGTTGCGATGTATCCGGGTGAAACGCTGGCCGTGATCGGCGCGAATGGGGCGGGCAAGACCACCTTCGTCAACATGGTGACGGGGTATCTGAAGCCCTCGGCCGGGACGATCCGGTTTCGCGGGCGCGACATCACCGGCATGTCGCCGCGCGACACCGCCCGCAGCGGCATTCGCCGCAGCTTCCAGATCAGCCAGATCTTTCCGCAACTGACCACGCTGGAAAACGTGATAATCGCCGATATCGCGGCGGCTGAATCGGGCGGGGCGCTGTCGGCCCCGGCGTTGACTGGCGAACGGATGGATGCCGCGCGCGCCATCCTTGCCCGCTTCGCGCTGGACGGGTTCGCCGACAGCATCGTGGGCACACTGCCGCAGGGCGTGAAGAAGCAGCTTGACATCGCCATGGCTGCCGTGGGCGACCCGGCGGTGATCCTCCTGGACGAACCCACCTCGGGCGTCTCGGTGGACGAGAAGATCGGCATGATGGAAACGGCCCTTGCCCCGCTGAAGGACGGCGAGACGACGCTTCTGTTCATCGAGCACGACATGGACATCGTCCGCCGCTTCGCCGCGCGGACGGTGGCCTTCTACGAAGGCACGATCCTGGCAGACGGCCCGACCGGGGAGGTGCTACAGAACGACAAGGTTCGCCAATACGTGATCGGGGGTGCCCATGCTTGA
- a CDS encoding branched-chain amino acid ABC transporter permease, whose product MMKTDFRREPVYIAVLAVLLVLAFFLPGWLRFLLQTALGGGLVALGVVLQMRAGLVNFGQGLYYCIGGYTVGMLAAKAGITEAAILLPAAVIAALVIGAVLALLLSRYREIFYAMLSLAVSMILYGLLVKAAWLGSTDGFNVPPVSYFGWLPDRGVRPDIAYGVTAVLTVLACFLVARYLRSGAGMLCEAVAENEIRLEYLGASPRRIVSITIVIAAGLSGLGGGILAISTGHVDPSMTNWTTSGGFVFVALLAGRGSTIAPILGFFLLELVRTYALDFAPNAWQMILGAVMLAVILLLPDGLWSLVQRRRKT is encoded by the coding sequence ATGATGAAAACGGATTTCCGCCGCGAACCCGTCTATATCGCCGTTCTGGCGGTGTTACTGGTTCTTGCATTCTTCCTGCCCGGCTGGCTGCGCTTTCTGCTGCAGACCGCGCTTGGGGGCGGGCTGGTGGCGCTTGGCGTCGTGTTGCAGATGCGCGCGGGGCTCGTGAACTTCGGGCAGGGGCTGTATTACTGCATCGGCGGCTACACGGTTGGCATGCTGGCCGCCAAGGCCGGGATCACCGAGGCCGCGATCCTGCTGCCTGCCGCCGTAATTGCCGCGCTGGTCATCGGGGCTGTGCTGGCGCTGCTTCTGTCGCGTTACCGTGAAATATTCTACGCGATGCTGTCGTTGGCCGTGTCGATGATCCTTTACGGGCTTCTGGTCAAGGCGGCGTGGCTGGGATCGACCGACGGATTCAACGTGCCGCCGGTCAGCTATTTCGGTTGGCTGCCCGATCGCGGTGTGCGGCCCGACATCGCCTATGGGGTGACGGCGGTGCTGACGGTGCTGGCTTGCTTCTTGGTCGCGCGCTACCTGCGTTCGGGCGCGGGCATGCTGTGCGAGGCGGTGGCCGAGAACGAGATCCGGCTGGAGTACCTGGGCGCGTCGCCCCGGCGCATCGTCAGCATCACCATCGTCATCGCCGCCGGCCTGTCGGGGCTGGGGGGCGGGATCCTTGCCATTTCCACCGGCCATGTCGATCCGTCGATGACCAACTGGACGACCTCTGGCGGGTTCGTCTTCGTCGCACTGCTGGCGGGGCGGGGCAGCACTATCGCCCCGATCCTGGGCTTCTTCCTTCTGGAACTGGTGCGCACCTATGCGCTCGATTTCGCGCCGAACGCCTGGCAGATGATCCTAGGCGCGGTGATGCTTGCCGTGATCCTGCTGCTACCCGACGGGCTGTGGTCGCTCGTCCAGCGGAGGAGAAAAACATGA